GCTGAGCGGTGACTCGCAGCTTCTCGCCCGCGGTGCGCACGCTGCCCTCGACCAGCTTGTTGACGCCGAGCGTCCGCCCGATGCGGCGCACGTCCTGGTTCGCCCCTTTGAACTCGTAGGTCGAGGTTCGCGCGACGACATGCAGGCCCGGGATCACCGAGAGCGCCGTGATGATCTCCTCGGTCATCCCTTCACAGAAGTATTCCTGGTCCTTGCCCTGGCTCATGTCGACGAACGGCAGCACCGCGATCGCCGGCGGTTCACCCGCCGCGGACGCCTCGAGCGCGGCCTGGAGCGCCTGCGCCAGCTCGCTCGCCGATGCATAGCGCTGGTCGCAATGCTTCATCAGGCACTTCTTCACGATCGTGTCGAGCCGCGGCTCCTGGAGCGCTGGAGGCTCGTGCTGCAGCACCGCGCTCAGGGCGTCGACCGCGGTCTGACCCGTGAACGCGCGCTGCCCGCTCAGCATCTCGTACAGCATCGCTCCGAAGGCGAAGAGATCCGAGCGCGCGTCCGCCGCCTGACCTCGGACCTGCTCGGGGGACATGTAGCCCGGAGTGCCCATGACCTCGCCCAGAACGGTGGCGGTGACGGCGATCGAGACGGTGTCGTCGCCTTCGCCCGCGCGGGGCTCGAAACGGGCGAGGCCGAAATCCAGGATCTTCACCACGCCGTCGTCGGTGACGAACACGTTCTCCGGCTTGAGGTCGCGGTGGACGAGCGCGCGCGCGTGCGCCGCGGCCAGTCCCTTCACGATCTGGACCGCCGCCTCCAGCGCCTCGCGCCGCGCCAGCGGCCCCTTCGCCAGCCGCTCGCGGAGCGTCGCGCCCCGCAGCAGCTCGGTGACCACGTAGGAGACGCCGTCTTCCCGGCCCACGTCGTACAGCGCCAGGATGTTGGGATGGGAGAGCGCAGCCACCGCGCGCGCCTCGCGCTCGAAACGCGCCAGCGCGGAGGCGTCGGTCGCCAGGCGGTCGGTGACGACCTTCACGGCGACTTCGCGGCCGAGCCGCGTATCGACGGCGCGCCACACCTCGCCCATGCCGCCCGCGCCGATCTTGTCGACGAGGCGGTAATGGAGGAGAGACTGGCCGGCCAGGACAGGCAAGGGAGCGGCTCCTGGTTGCTCGACTCGGGGGGGGGTCGGTCACTTCCAGGCGGAATGTAATTCCTTGCTCTCCCCAGGGAGAGGAAAAAGTTGCCACGGCACTCGCCCCTTTCGCGTTCGCTGGTAATCTTCGTTCCATGCGGATCGCCACCTGGAACGTCAACTCGCTGAAGGCGCGGATCGAGAAAGTCACGTGGTGGCTGGACCGCGCCCGCCCCGACGTGCTGCTGATGCAGGAGACCAAGCTGGCCGACGAGGACGCGCCGGTGGCGACGTTCCGGGACCTCGGCTACGAGCTGATCCATCACGGCCAGAAGACCTGGAACGGCGTCGCGATCGCGAGCCGGGCCGGCGTTGCGGACGTCGTCGCGAACTTCGGCGAGCCGATGCGGCTGGACCCGACCCCCGAGGTGGGCGATGACCAGCCTCTCGCCGAAGCGCGAATGGTCTCCGCGATCTGCGCCGGCGTGCGCGTCGTGTCGCTCTATGCGCCCAACGGCCGCGTCGTCGGCTCGCCGTTCTACGAGGCCAAGCTCGAATGGTACGAGCGGCTCGCGCGCTGGCTGGCCGAGACCACGAGCCCTTCCGAGCCGCTGGTCCTGGGCGGGGACTTCAACGTGGCGCCTGCGGATCTCGACGTGTGGGACGCCAAACGCGCGCACGGAGGCACGCACGTCTCCAGTCGCGAACGGGCGGCCTTCGCGCGGTTGCTCGAGTGGGGGCTGATCGATTCGTACCGCGTCCATCACCAGGAGCCCGGCCGCTACACCTGGTGGGACTATCGCGCCGGGGACTTCCACAAGAACTGCGGCATGCGCATCGATCACCTGCTGGCGACGCAGCCGGTCGCGGGCCGCGTGGTGTGGGCCGAGATCGATCGCGAGGCGCGCAAGGGAAAACCGATCCCCTCCGATCACGCGCCATTGGTGATCGACCTGGACGAGCCCGGCCACCCATTCGACGCCGGCTGGGCGAGCGCGGACGAGCGGATCGCGGCGCGGATCGCGAAGGCCGCCGCGGGGAAGCGCTAAGCCGCGCGACGCTCCGGCTCGGACGTCTTCGCCTTCGAGCCGGATGGCTCGCGCGACGCCATCGCCGGCCAGCGCAGCGCCAACACGCCGATGAACGCCGCGGCGAAGAGCTGCGCTCCGAGCCAGAAGTCGAAGCCAAAGGTGAAGCTGAAGGCCGACGCCAGGACGGCGAGGAAAGCGACCAGGACCGGAAGGTCGTGAGCCGAGAAGACCTCGGCCAGCGTCCGGCCGGTCACGGAGCCAATCGTTGGCGCATCCGCGGGGTCGTCATGAGCGCCCGGGACTTCGACCGCGCGATGCCAGGCCGCGAGCTTGGCGGCCAGATCGCGGGAGCTTGGACCGATCCCGCTCACCGTGCGCGGGCTCGCGTCACGCAGCGACAGCGACTCCTCGCCGTGGGGTCCCATCCAGCGCACGACCACCCGCGGCGCGGGGATCCAACCCGGCGCGATGTTTCCCACTTCGATGGCGCGCACCGCCTGACGCGGCAGCTTCAGAGCGATCTGCTCGCCTCGGTAATGGAGAGCATTGGGGTCGATCGTGAGGAGGCCCAGATCCCAGTCGAGGAAGCCTTCGTAGATGCGCGGACGATCGCCGGGGGAGAGCGCGACGAAGATCTCCTGCGCGGGTCCCGTCGTCGTGGAGCCCGGTGGCTCCGCGAGCCGGCGGCGCAGCGGCGCCTCGAGGTCGGCCACGATCCTGGCCGCGAAGCGATCGTGAATCAGGAGCATCGCGCCAAATGCCAGCACCGTCCCCGCCAGGATCACGAGCGCCGGCGGCACGGTCTCGCCGAACGCCATCGCCACCGCCAGCGTCACCGCCGGAGCCGCGACGCCCGCGGCCAGGGAGCCGAGCCCGAGCCGGCCCTGGATCGCGGTCTTCCATGCGGTCGAGTACACGCGCTCCTCCTCGCCCGGGCGCTCCCGATGGCCGTAGCGCTCGCCGTCCGGAAGCCCGTTCGCCAGCAGATCGGCGACTCGCTGCGAGGCGAGTCCGGCGCGGCGCCCGATCGCCAGGCCGCGTGACTCGGTGGTCGGATGCGTGACCAGCCACGCCCAGCTCCGGCTCCAGGTGAGCGGCGTGTCGTTGAGACGAGACAGATGCCCCAGGCAGGCCACCGCCGCTTCCGGGTCGCTCGTGAGCGCCGCGGCGCCTGCATCGGCCGCGAACTCGAAGCGCCGCGAGAGGAACAGGAAGATCGGCCAGCTGCACGCGATCCCGACCGGGAGGCCGAACGGGATGCTGTAGGCCGTCGCCACCATCGAGAACGTCACCACGACGACGACGGACGCCAGCAGCGCCTTGAGAGGATGATGGTGCTCGAGGTGGGTGATCTCGTGCGCCAGCACCGCGTCGACCTCGCGCCGCGACATGCGGTCGAGCAGCTCGTCCCCCACCATGACCACGCCGCCGTTGACCGCGAAGGCGTTCGCCAGGCGCTGGCGGCGCATCGGCACGATGTAGAGCTCGCGCAGCTTGACGCCCGCGCGGTTCGCCAGGTCGAAGAGCCGGTCGCGCAGCGCGCCGCTCGAAAGCGACTGCGGCTTGGTGCCGGTCGGCCCGCGAGCGGGCCATAGCACGAGGAATGCGAGGGCGCCCAGCAGCGAGAACACGCCCACGCGAAAGTTGCCTCCGATCATGGTCGTCGCCGCGGTGACGAGCAGGAGGAGCGGCGTCACGAGCCGCAGAGAGCCCAGGAGCCCACCCGCTTCCTGGGGCAGCGGGTCATGGCCGCGAAGGCGGCGCGCGATCCGCCGCATGAACCCCATGAGGGTCAGCGCGACTGGGAGGAAGCCCAGCAGCCACACCAGCCCCGTCATCCGCGCCCAGCTCTCGCCGGGAAAGGCGAACTCGACGAGGCCGGCGATGTGCGTGGCTTCCACCGCGATCATCCACAGGACCCAGCCCGCCATCGTGATGATCTGAAGCGCCTGCGAGCGCTTGAACCACTCGTTCGGGCTCTGGTCGCGATCGCGCGAGCGCTGGAGCACGACCAGTCCGGCGAGGATCGGCAGCAGCAGCGCGACGATCAGCCAGCCGGCGGCCTTTGCGACGTCGCCGGGCCTCCAGCCGACCTGGAGGAGCAGCGCCACTCTTCGCGTGGTCGGAACCGAGGCCGAGAGCGTGCCTCTCTGGAGCGAGAAAGAGCGTGCGCCGCGCAGGTGGACGAAGGCGGCTTCGGGATGCTGGATCATCAGGCTGAGGCTCGGCTCACCACGGGACTGGAGCAGCACCATCAGCGGCTTGAGCGGGATGGACTGTCGAAGGATGAGCTGTTCGCGGGCCGGCGCGGGGAGTTCCGTGCTCCATTGGACCCAGTCGGTGGCGTAGTCGGTGATCTCGGGTGGACGGCCGGAGATTTGTTCCAGCGCCGCGGTGATGGCCGGATCGGCGGACTTGGCCATGAGGCGGAGCTTGGCGGGTTGGGAGGGGGTCACCTCGAGGGTGGCCCAGGCGATGAGCTCGCGATCAGGGCGCTCTTGCGACCTGGCCTGGAACGACCCGACGCCGAGCGCGATGAAGCTCAGCAACACCGTCCTGGACAGGAGTCGCATCCTCGGGTCATCGGCCCGCGGAGACGCGACCTGCACAGGTCTGTGCCGAGGCCCGATCATTGCTGATGGCGGGTCTCATGAGGACTCGCCGCGGCCGCCAGAAGTCCCCCCTTCGCATCGGCATCTCCGGCTGGAACTACCCGTCCTGGCGCGGCGTCTTCTACCCCAAGGGGCTCGCCCAGCGCCGCGAGCTGGAGTACGCGAGCCGGCAGCTCAACTCGGTCGAGATCAACGGCACTTTCTACAGTCTCCAGCGCCCTGAGTACTTCCAGCGCTGGTACGACGCCACCCCGCCGGGCTTCCTCTTCGCGATCAAAGGATCACGTTTCATCACGCACATGAAGAAGCTGCGTGAGATCGAGACGCCGCTGGCCAACTTCTTCGCCTCCGGGCCACTGGTCCTGAACGACAAGCTCGGTCCGATACTCTGGCAGTTCGGTCCGCGGTGGCCCCTGGACCTGGAGCGCCTCGAAGCCTTCCTCGATCTCCTGCCGCGCACCACGCGCGAGGCCGCGCGCCTCGCCCGGCGTCACGACGAACGCCTCCCGGGCCGCGCCTTCACTCATGCCGCGCAGGACCTGCCGCTCCGCTATGCCATCGAGCCGCGCCATCCCAGCTGGTTCTCACCGCGTCTGCTGGGCTTGCTCCGCCGTCACGATGTCGCCCTGGTGTTCGCCGACACCGCCGATACGTTCCCGTACGCCGAGGACATCACGGCGGACTTCATCTACATCCGCCTCCACGGAAGAGGACAGATCTACGTCGGCGGTTACAGCAAGGGCCAGCTGGCCATCTGGTCGGAGCGCATCCGGGCATGGTCGGAAGGAGGAGAGCCCGACGATCCGGTCAAGATCGAGGAACGGACGTCTCGAGCGAGCCCGCGTGACGTCTACGTCTACTTCGACAACGACGCCAAGGTCCACGCGCCTTTCGACGCGCTGACGCTCGCGAACATGCTCGATATCGGACGAGGTGAAGCCTCGGCCGGCTATCTGCGCGCGACTTCGGCGGCCCAGTCCCGCAGGCCACCGCGCACACTGCTCACGTTGGTGAAGCCCTGAGCCTTCAGCGCCTGGACGGCCGCCAGCGATCGCCGGCCTGTCGCGCACACGGTCACGATCGGGGCGTGCTTGTCGGCCGGCAGCCCTTGCACCGGTCCCGCCTCGAGCGACTGGACCGGGATGTTGACCGAGTCCTCGACGTGGCCTTCGATGAACTCAGCCGGCGTGCGCACGTCGACCAGGGCGGCGCCGGCGCGAATCATCTGGATGGCCTCGGCCGGTGTGACCTCGTCCACGCTCGGCTCGGGTGTGGCCGCCGGCTGCGCCGCGGCCGCCGGGAACAGTTCAGGCAAGTGCTTCCGAAGCGACGAGATGTACTTGAACACGCTGTCGGGGAACATCACGACGCATAGAGCACCGGGCTCGTCGGGCACCATCTCGAAGGCGCCGGAGAGCGCCATGCCGCTGCTCGGACCCGCGATCAGGCTCTCTTCCTGATTGAGGCGCTTGCACATCTGGTACGCCTCGTCGTTGCCGATCTCGAGCACGCCGTCGTACTCCTGGGGCAGGAAGAAGTCGGTGAGCTTGAGCGCTCGACGGCTCCGAACGCCAGGGATGTCGTGGCCTTCGCTGGGATGAACACCGAGCACCTTGACCGCGGGGTTCTGTGACTTCAGGAATCGGCCGGTGCCGGTGATCGTGCCGCACGTTCCAAGGCCGGCCACGAAGTGCGTGATCTTTCCTTCGGTCTGCCGCCAGATCTCGGGGCCCGTGGTTCGGAAGTGGGCTTCGGGGTTCGCGGGGTTCTTGTACTGGTTGAGCTGGTGCCATCCAGGCTGCTGGGCCAGCTCGTTGGCTTTCTCCATCGCGCCTTCGGGCGCGCCGGGCATCGGACAGAGATCGTCGGACAGCTCCACCAGCTTCGCGCCGAAGGCGCGCAACGCGGCGCGCTTCTCTTCGGGAATGGCCATCGAGAGCGTCGCGGTGAAGTCGAGCTCCCGCGCGTTGGCGAGCATCGCCAGCGCCATGCCCGTGTTGCCGGAAGTCGGCTCCACCAGGTGCTCGAGCTTCACGCCGCGCGCCTCGGCGTCGTGCAGGAGCTGTGCGGCGATCCTGTCCTTCACCGCGCCGAAGGGGTTGTACCACTCGAGCTTCGCGTAGACGGTGGTATGCCGGTAGGGACTGAGTCGGCGAATCTTCACCAGCGGCGTGGGATTCTCCACGCTGGAGAGCAGCTCGACGATGGAGTCGTAGACGCGCTTGGAGTGGTCAGACATGGGGCCAGTCTAGCAGGCCCGTTCCCACCGTTCGGGACCGGTCTTCCAGGCCGTAAACCACGCGGGGAGGTCCGCCGCTCTACCTAACGTGGCCGTGGGGCGTCACGGAATCTTCAAGAACTGTCCCCGAGGACAGTTCGAGTCGCCTATCCGAGCTGCCAACTGTCCCCGAGGACAGTTCACACCCCTGCTCCAATTTCGATACGCCTGCACCCTATACTCGGTGACGCGATGAGCTTCCCCCCCGAGGATCCACTGGCCAGGCGTCCGTCCTGGTTCCGATATCTGGCGGCAGCGAGCCTGGTGGCGCTGGCGCTGGTGATCCGCTGGCCCCTCGAGCCCTTCCTCCAGAGTGTCGCCCCGTACGCCTTCTTCTACCTGCCGATCCTGATCTGCGCCTGGTACTGGGGCGTGGGCCCGGCCGTGTTCGCCTCGGTGCTGTCGGGAGCGGTGACGCTCGCCTATCTGTGGTCGCGGAACGAACCCCTGGCGCTGCCTTCGCTGTTGCCCTTCGCGGTGGCCTGCACCGGCATGGTGTTCCTGGCGCGTGCCGCCCGCGGGCAACGCAACGAGCAGGAGCGCGTGAACGGCTACCTGGCGGCGATCATTCACTCCTCGAACGACGCGATCGTGGCCAAGGATCTGAACGGCTTCATCCGCTCGTGCAATCCAGCCTGCGAGAAGATGTTCGGATATACGCAGTCGGAGCTGCTCGGCAAATCGGTGACGATGTTGATTCCTCCCGAGCTCCACTACCAGGAGGAGGAAATCCTGGCGCGCATGCGAAAAGGGGAGACGATCGAGCATTTCGACACGGTGCGCGTCACCAAGGATGGACGGCGGATCGACGTCTCACTGACCATCTCGCCGGTGCGGGCTCCAAACGGCCAGATCATCGGCATCTCCAAGACTGCCCGCGACGTCACCGAGGTGCGGCGCGCGGAACGGGCGCTGGCCGCGCAGCAGGAGTGGTTCCGCGTCACGCTCGCCAGCATCGGCGACGCCGTGATCGCGACCAATCCTGACGGTCGGATCACGTTCCTCAACGGCCCGGCCGAGCGCCTGACCGGCTGGAGCAAGGCGCTCGCCCAGGGAAAGCCTCTGTCCGAAGTCTTCCACATCATCAACGAGCAGACGCGCAAGCCGGTGCCGGATCCCGTGGCATTGGTGATGCGCCGCGGCACTGTCGTGGGAATGGCCAATCACACGGTGCTCGTCAGCAGGGATGGCGCGGAGTATCCGATCGCCGACAGCGCCGCCCCGATCCGCGACGAGTCCGGCGCCATCCTGGGCGTGGTGCTGGTGTTCAGCGACATGACCGAAGAGCGGCGTGCCGAGGAAGCGCTGGCCGACGAGCGAGAGCGCTTCGAGCGGACACTCGAGAGCATCGGGGACGGCGTCATCGCCACGGACGTGCACTGCCACATCCAGTTCATGAACCCCGTGGCCGAGCACCTGACCGGCTGGTCGGTGAAGGACGCCGTCGGACGGGACTGTGAAGAGGTATTCCATGTCCTCAACGAGCGGACGCGGCAACCGGTGGAGAACCCGGTCAAGCAGGTGCTCGACAACGGCGTCATCGTGGGTCTCGCCAACCACACCGTGCTCATCTCGCGTGGAGGCAAGGAATGGCCGATCGACGATAGCGCGGCGCCCATCCGGAATCGTGAGGGCCGCATCGTCGGCGCGGTGCTGGTGTTCCGCGACGTCACCGAACGGCGCCGGGCCGACCAGGAGCGGCATCAGACGGCCACCGAGCGCGAGCGCCTTCTCGAGTCCGAGCGGCTCGCCCGCGCCGAGGCGGAGCGCGCGACTCGCGTGAAGGACGACTTCATGGCGATGGTCTCGCACGAGCTGCGCACGCCGCTCAACGCCATCGTCGGCTGGACCCAGCTGCTGCTCGCGGCGCCGTCCGATCCGGCCGCGACCCAGCGCGGGCTCGAAGTGATCGGACGCAACGCGCGGGTCCAGGCACAGCTCATCTCCGACCTGCTCGACGTGAGCCGGATCGTCTCCGGCAAGCTCCTTCTCGAGGTTCAGAGCGTCGACCTGGTGGATGTCATCGAGGCCGCGATGGAGACGGTCGCGCAGATGGCCAAGGAGAAAGGGGTCGAGCTGCACGCCGAGCTCGACCGTGCCCCTGGGGCCGGGCTGAGCGTCGGCGACCCGGCGCGCCTGCAGCAGGTGGTGTGGAACCTGCTGTCGAACGCGATCAAGTTCACGCCAGGTGGCGGCCGCATCGACGTCGAGATGAAGCACGTGGAGCAGAGCGTCGAGATCAAGATCAGGGACACCGGCGTCGGCATCAAGCCCGAGCTGCGCGGCCGCATATTCGATCGCTTCTATCAGCAGGATGGGCCTACCACGCGGCGCCATGGGGGGCTGGGTCTCGGCCTGTCGATCGTGCGCCACCTGGTCGAGCTTCATGGCGGCACGGTGAGCGCCTGGAGCGAGGGCGAGGGCCAGGGCGCGACCTTCTCCATCGTGCTCCCGCACTCGGCCCCCGGCATCAGGAGTGACACGTCGCAGGATTCATCTGGAACGCTGCCGCTGGAAGAGCAGCGGCTCAAGAACGTCCAGGTGCTGATCGTCGAAGACGAACCGGACACGCGGGACCTGCTGCGCCGGATGCTCGAAACACACGGCGCGCTCGTCACCACCGCGGGTCATGCGAGCGAAGCTCTCGAGGCCGTGAACCAAAAGCCGCCCGACATCCTCCTGAGCGACATCGGGCTTCCCGGCACCGACGGCTACGAGCTGATCCGGCGGGTGCGGAAGAGCGAGAGCGATACGGTTCGAGCCACTCCCGCCATCGCGCTCACCGCGTTCGCGCGATCGGAAGAGCGCACCCGTGCGCTGCAGGCGGGGTATCACGTGCACATCGCGAAGCCCGTGGAGCCCGCGGAGCTGATTGCGACCGTCGCCAGCCTGGTCGGGCTGCGGCGCGGGAGCCGCGCGGGCGCCTAGCCGCGTATCCGTGCGGAGGCCTAGCCGCGGATCCCGCGCGGGCGCCTAGCCGCAGAGCCCGTGCGGAGGCTTAGCCGCGGATCCCGCGCGGAGGCTTAGCCGCGGATCTGGTGCGGAGGCCTAAGCTCGGATCCAGCCGCGAACGGCGTGCGGCTGATAGGGGTCTTCGAGCGTTTTCACTTCCTCATCGCTGAGCCCGAGGTCCAACGCGCGCACCGCGGCCTCGAGATGCTCCATCTTCGTGGCGCCGATGATCGGTGCGACGACACCCGGCCGGGAGAGCAGCCAGGCGAGCGCGGTCTCGGCGGGGGAGACTCCGCGCGCGGCCGCAAGCTTCCGATTCGCCTCGACGACCGCCGAGTCGCTGGGATGGTCGTAGAGCTGTCCCGCGAGCTTCGCGTCTCCGCTCGCCCGCGGCGTGCCGCCGTCCTTCGCGCGCGCCAGCAAGCCCCGCGCAAGCGGGGACCAGGGGATCACGCCCACGCCCTGCTCGATGCACAGCGGCAACATCTCGCGCTCTTCCTCTCGATACACCAGGTTGTAGTGGTTCTGCATCGAGACGAACCGCGCGATCCCCTTGGCGTCGGAGTAGGCGAGCGCCTTCATCAGCTTCCACGCCCAGGTCGAGCTGCATCCGATGTAGCGCACCTTGCCCTGACGGACCAACAGGTCGAGCGCCTCCAGCGTCTCCTCGAGCGGTGTGCCTGGATCGACGCGATGGAGCTGGTACAGATCGATGGTCTCCACGCCGAGACGCTTCAATGACGCTTCACACGCCTGCACCACGTGCTTGCGCCCAAGCCCGGAAGCATTGGGCGGATCCGGTGAGCCCTGGCCGCCGGGATTCCAGGACGCTGTAGGGGCCGACGTCGGATAGTAGACCTTGGTCGCGATCACGATCTCGTCGAGGCGTCCGTACTTTCGCAGCGCCCGGCCGGTGATCTCCTCGCTCACACCCAGCGAATACATGTCGGCCGTATCGAAGAAGTTGATGCCGAGCTCGATCGCGCGCTGGAAGAAGGGCTGGGCACGCTCCTCGTCGAGCACCCATGGGCGCCACGACGGCAACCCATAGCTCATGCAACCCAGGCACAGGCGCGAGACGGCAAGACCGGTACGGCCGAGAGTCGTGTACTGAATGGCGCGGCTCCGGGATGGAGGTGAGCGAGCCAGGATAGCGTAACCTGAGCCCGCCATGCCCTCTTCCTCCTGGTTCGGTCTCGGTGCAGGACTGACTGGATTCCTCGGCGTCGCGAGCGGCGCCTTCGGCGCACACGCGCTCGGCGGTCAACTCCCTCCGGCGCTGCTGCACATCTTCGAGACCGGCGCCCGCTACCAGCTCATCCACGCGCTCGCCCTGGGCTTGGTGGCGGTCGCTCACGACCGCATGCAGCGCCGTGCGCTGACGGTCGCCGGCTGGCTGTTCGTCGCGGGACAGATCCTGTTTCCGGGAAGTCTCTACGCGCTCGCGCTCACCGGCGTGCGGCAGTGGGGCGCGGTCACGCCGATCGGCGGGATCTGCTACATCGCGGGATGGCTGAGTCTCGCCCTGGCGTTCGCGCAGAGGAAGACGGGCTGAGCGAGTTGCTCGACACCGGCAACTGTCCCCGGGGACAGTTGTAAAGAAACTGCCAGCCAACTGTCCCCGAGGACAGTTGTATAAAAATTACCTGGTGCAGGCATGCGGTGCAGACTTGCGGTGCAGTCTGTGTGCTGACCAACTGTCCCCGAGGACAGTTGTACCCCCCTAACGGCTCTTCTTCTTTCCCGGCCTTCCTGAAGCGCCATTCCCAGAAGACTCCCTCACGAGCGTCTCGGCCTCCTTCCGGGTCATCGTCCGCAACACCTTGAAGACCCTTCCTTCGACCGCGTTGTAGGAGACGAAGAACGACTCGAGATCGGCCACCAGCTTCTCGTCCAGCTCGTTCATGGAGCCGGGCGGATGAGGGATCGTCGGCAGGACGGGCACTGCGAAGAGCCGGTCGTTGCGCTGGGCCTTCTTCTTACCTTTGGGCGTCTGCTGCGCCCGGAATCCACCGATGAGCCGAGCCTTGACCCGGCAGCCGGTGAACAGGGCGCCATCGCTCACGATCAGCACGTCCAGCGGATCCCCGTCCTCGGCGTGGGTCTGTGGGATGAAGCCGAAATCGTACGGGAAGGCCATGCCGGCGGGGAGGAGCTTGCGCATCTCGAAGAGGCCCGTCCTCTGGTCGTAGGCGTACTTCGTCCGGCTCCCCTTGGGGGTCTCGATGATGACGTTGAGGTCGCCTGTTTCGGCGTCGAACGCGGGCATGGCGGCGAGCACCTGCTTCATGCTTCGAGCGTAGTCCAGGCA
This portion of the Candidatus Eisenbacteria bacterium genome encodes:
- a CDS encoding inorganic diphosphatase, encoding MKQVLAAMPAFDAETGDLNVIIETPKGSRTKYAYDQRTGLFEMRKLLPAGMAFPYDFGFIPQTHAEDGDPLDVLIVSDGALFTGCRVKARLIGGFRAQQTPKGKKKAQRNDRLFAVPVLPTIPHPPGSMNELDEKLVADLESFFVSYNAVEGRVFKVLRTMTRKEAETLVRESSGNGASGRPGKKKSR